The following are encoded together in the Panicum virgatum strain AP13 chromosome 6K, P.virgatum_v5, whole genome shotgun sequence genome:
- the LOC120713232 gene encoding uncharacterized protein LOC120713232, translating into MDLNELPPDFDYDFLDESEANPSNNEGPNGDGIGAIGNNIAVDAPTMDVSNDEGPNGDDIGAVGNNITEDAPTMVDNTQDVAVAEDIWSTLPVPYTGQTFGTKQEARAFYNSYARRIGFSVRTGTSRLSGPAREQKKVMFVCNKEGHGRKGKEEVPPAESDDSNYEIGESETENNNEGKGNADIDKKKQLDGGRKRKREKMLHTDCKARMVVKMIGDRWHVIYFAPDHNHDLVVKPSLKKFMRSHKGIPREKKEFIALLHGCNLSTGRIMQLMNEFYGSAQLVPYEGKDVGNFHSTIRKTEKYRDIQEMLDYFKELEKEDPKFFYKIRLDGPVLAANAKLEDDFKECSNHTVNPAELEAKWAAMIEKFSKEFEKTAEYDVRSGSEFQYYLVPNNNFVYGYGKRTYLVTAIEDEGSYYCECSKYDRDGIICCHIMKIMTRLGVKAIPDRYILKRWTQETCDATETADPSAHVEADYIARGMPLSNRKTLWFTNLSTTFARLPAKGCESRETYTLVDIHIKEMRSALDEIKRRKRPSAHRGCATTQPPKAADVAISATENATGIQPTSAVANENIVATTGLLPALPLEVGDGGGSPGIPTAAAMSDPVGNPPRSKVKGRKKEKRLKKGMNEEAKKKNKCGICKSSGCRKAC; encoded by the exons ATGGATCTGAACGAGCTCCCGCCAGATTTTGATTATGATTTTCTAGATGAGTCAGAAGCAAATCCTTC CAACAATGAAGGTCCTAATGGTGATGGTATTGGTGCTATTGGCAACAATATAGCTGTAGATGCACCTACAATGGATGTCAGCAACGATGAAGGTCCTAATGGTGATGATATAGGTGCTGTTGGCAACAATATAACTGAAGATGCACCTACAATGGTTGATAACACCCAAGATGTGGCTGTTGCGGAGGATATTTGGTCCACACTTCCTGTGCCGTACACTGGGCAGACATTTGGCACTAAGCAGGAGGCAAGAGCGTTTTACAACTcatatgcaagaagaattggGTTCTCAGTTCGTACAGGCACTTCGCGGCTATCTGGTCCAGCAAGAGAGCAAAAGAAGGTGATGTTTGTTTGTAACAAGGAAGGGCATGGTAGAAAGGGGAAAGAGGAAGTACCTCCTGCTGAATCTGATGATAGCAATTATGAGATTGGAGAATCTGAAACTGAGAATAACAATGAGGGAAAGGGCAATGCAGACATTGATAAAAAGAAGCAGCTGGATGGtgggaggaaaagaaagagggaaAAAATGTTGCATACAGATTGCAAAGCAAGAATGGTTGTTAAGATGATTGGTGATAGGTGGCATGTGATCTATTTTGCTCCAGATCACAACCATGACCTTGTTGTAAAACCTTCCCTGAAGAAGTTCATGAGATCTCACAAAGGCATCCCTAGGGAGAAAAAGGAATTTATTGCCTTGTTGCATGGTTGCAATTTAAGCACTGGGCGCATCATGCAACTTATGAACGAGTTCTATGGGTCTGCGCAGCTAGTTCCATACGAAGGGAAGGATGTTGGAAACTTTCACTCCACCATTCGGAAAACAGAAAAGTATCGGGACATACAGGAGATGCTGGACTACTTTAAAGAACTAGAGAAAGAAGATCCTAAGTTTTTCTACAAGATTAGGCTTGATG GACCTGTTTTGGCTGCAAATGCTAAGCTGGAAGATGACTTCAAAGAGTGCTCAAACCACACAGTGAATCCTGCTGAACTTGAAGCAAAATGGGCAGCAATGATAGAAAA ATTCTCTAAAGAGTTTGAGAAGACAGCTGAATATGACGTGAGATCGGGAAGTGAATTCCAATACTATCTGGTGCCCAACAACAACTTTGTTTATGGATACGGAAAAAGAACATATCTTGTGACAGCGATTGAGGATGAGGGCAGCTATTACTGTGAGTGTAGCAAGTATGATAGGGATGGGATAATATGCTGTCACATTATGAAGATAATGACAAGACTTGGTGTAAAGGCAATACCTGATCGCTACATATTGAAAAGGTGGACACAAGAAACATGTGATGCAACTGAAACTGCTGATCCTAGTGCGCATGTGGAAGCTGACTATATAGCCCGTGGTATGCCACTTAGCAATAGGAAGACCTTGTGGTTCACCAATCTGTCTACTACGTTTGCAAGGTTGCCTGCTAAAGGGTGTGAATCTAGAGAAACTTATACTCTTGTCGATATTCATATCAAGGAGATGCGCTCTGCACTTGATGAAATTAAGAGAAGAAAAAGACCAAGTGCACACAGGGGGTGCGCAACAACTCAGCCCCCTAAAGCAGCTGATGTTGCTATTTCTGCAACTGAAAATGCGACAGGGATACAACCTACTTCTGCTGTTGCTAATGAAAACATTGTTGCAACTACAGGACTTTTGCCAGCATTACCATTAG AAGTTGGTGATGGCGGTGGGTCTCCTGGCATTCCTACTGCTGCTGCAATGTCAGACCCTGTCGGCAACCCACCAAGGTCAAAGGTGAAGGGGCGTAAGAAGGAGAAAAGGCTAAAAAAAGGTATGAATGAAGAggcaaagaagaagaacaagtgtGGGATCTGCAAGTCCAGTGGTtgtagaaaagcttgttga